The Syntrophorhabdus sp. genomic sequence ATAGCGACATGACTGCCCCCCTGTTTTTTGGGTTCCCGGCTCATAAAGAACCTGAGAACAGTATACGGCCTGACAGGCGGCCAGGGACAGGGGCGTGACGACGTTGCTTCCGGGATGCGGGCAACGGAGCATGATCATGAGGAAAGCCGCCTTATCCCCCGCGGCTCGCTAGCGGTTCTCGATGAGGTCCGTGCGGTACTGGATGTAGATGTCCCGCATGGATACGTAGGGATCTACAGCCGAATTCTTGAGGGCCTCGTATTCACCGAGACGGAACGATGTGCTGTTGATCTTCTCGTGGGCGAAGAGACCCACGTTCTGGTAGTCAAAGAACTCCGTCCCAACGTACGTCTGCGGCCTCATGGCCCAGTCTACGAGAAAACCAAACCCGTCACGGGGGCTGGAGGGGCCGAGAAAGGGCAATACGAGATAAAAGCCGGGACCCATACCCCATTTGCCCAGGGTCTGGCCGAAATCGGCATCGCGGCCCCTTATTCCGAAACATTCATCGGCGCAGTCACGAAGTCCCCCTACGCCGACGGTGGAGTTGATGAGGAGCTTCGCCAACTCTTCCCCGGCATAGCCCGGTTTGCCCTGAAAGAGGTTATTCAGGATACGGACAGGGGCCGTCAGGTTGCGGTAGAAGTTTCTGAAAAGATTCCGGAACGGCAGGGGCACGACATAGGAATAACCCGTGGAGGCGGGTTTCCATAACCAGAAGTAGAGCTTGTCGTTGAAATGATACATCGCCACGTTGAAGGGCCGCAGGGGATCGGCTATCTGGGGCCGTGGTCTGGCAGAGGCCCCCTCGTCGGTGACTACATCGCCATAGGGATCGGAGGAACCTTGCGCGGCGGGGGTT encodes the following:
- a CDS encoding VacJ family lipoprotein, producing the protein MMAKCRAAAGQTRNRMSVTAMGAFCLVVAFLFCCPFLHAEEDAAEVGKITIRDLQDAGDRSARPVAYTMAVGDTSWRGLRAAEGEPGNFSAFAARQTASDEYGDVKAEDVGEATPAAQGSSDPYGDVVTDEGASARPRPQIADPLRPFNVAMYHFNDKLYFWLWKPASTGYSYVVPLPFRNLFRNFYRNLTAPVRILNNLFQGKPGYAGEELAKLLINSTVGVGGLRDCADECFGIRGRDADFGQTLGKWGMGPGFYLVLPFLGPSSPRDGFGFLVDWAMRPQTYVGTEFFDYQNVGLFAHEKINSTSFRLGEYEALKNSAVDPYVSMRDIYIQYRTDLIENR